The Dehalococcoidales bacterium region TTCTCGTCGTTTAAATCGGAATTTCTTGATACCTACAAACCGACTAACGAAAAGGTGCGTATCGAACAAAAAAAGAAATGGATAGAAGCACGCCACTCGAAGTAGAAATTGCTGGGTCGGCGGATAGTGCACCGTCCGCTAACGGATTTTGGCAAGGCGGTGTCTTTGCGAGGAGCGAGCCGTTAGGTGAGCGACGTGGCAATCTCCAAGGAATTTAATTTATATGAGATTGCTTCGCTGCGCTCGCAAAGACAGTTTTGATGGATGCCTCTTTTTTGTTTCTGAAGTCACTTCATAGTCTGTATTTCCCATCCTCTTAGATCCTTCATTTTATTCAGGATGACAATTCACTCGTTCGCCCTGAGCTTGTCGAAGGGTCCAACGAACGAGTGGGCTAGGGATTACTAACCGTCCGCCGTTATGGTTCGACAAGCTCACCACGAACGGCTGGGGTTTCCTTTTTTTGTCATTCTGAGCCTGCCGAAGAATCTGGGGGTTGGCGGATAGTGCAGTGTTCGCTAACTGCTTTTTGGCAAGGCGATGTCTTTGCGAGGAGCGAGCCGTTAGGTGAGCGACGTGGCAATCCCCGAGGAATTTAATTTATATGAGATTGCTTCGCTGCGCTCTCAAAGACAGTTTTGATGGATGCCTCTTTTTTGTTTCTGAAGTCACCCCATAGCCTATATTTCCCGTCCTCTTAGATCCTTCATTTCATTCAGGATGACAATTCACTCGTTCGCCCTGAGCCTGTCGAAGGGTCCAACGAACGAGTGGGCTAGGGATTACTATCCGTCCGCCGTTATGGTTCGACAAGCTCATCATGAACGGCTGGGGCTCCCTTCTTTTGTCGTTCTAATCCCCGTTTTATCATCACAAATATCCGTTTCCTATTGACTATTATCGAGATAGAATAGATAATTACTCTCAGAGAATTGAAATATAAAGATAAAGGAGAAGGAAATGGCTTACTGTGAAAATTGTGGCAATCAGCTTAAGCCTCAGGGTAAATTTTGTGAATCCTGCGGGACACCCGTAAAGGAGCAAACGATTGCGGAGCCGGATCAATTTGTTGAGGAGCAACTTCCTCCGCAACCGCCGGCAGTGCCGCCCGCTCCGCCTGTGCAAAAGGCAACCCCTCCGCAAACGCCGGTAATACCGCCCGCTCCGCCTGTGCAAAAGGCAGCCCCGCCGCCAACTCCACCGCCGTCTTTTGCGACTCCCTCTCCTTCATATAAAACAAAAGAGGATAAACCGCCGCGAGCCGGGCTTGGCGGTATTCAAAAATTTGGGAAACCGGTTATGATTCTTGCGGGCGCGCTGGCTGTGGTCTTAATCGGCAGTATTATCGGAATTGTTGCTCTCCTTGGTTCAAACGGTAATCTGAAAGGGGAGAATTTGCAGCTGGCTCTTGATAAAGAACAGCTTAGCGGGCAGCTTAGCTCAGCCAAAAGCACAATTACCGGGCTTAGTAACGACCTTAACGGTGCCAGAGGCGAAATTGAAGGCTTGGAAAGCAATTTAAATAATGCAAACAGCACTATTAATAACTTAAACAATAGTTTATCTGCGGCCGAAAGTGATTTAAGCAGCGCCAATGCGGCCGTTGCCAATTTGAGTAAAGAAAATCAAGAACTGGCAGACAATAATAACGCGCTGTCCGGTGATTTGGCGGATGCAACCGGTACAATCTCAACGTTAAGCTCTGCGATTGAAACAATGAATTCCAATTACAGTGATATTGTCGCCCAGATAGATACGAGGTTTGGCTGGGGGGCTGAAGCGGCGATGCAATTTGTTACCCCCAATGATCCGTCCGTGGCAGACTTGGTTAGTCAAGTAGTTACCCCATTTGATTCCAGGGATTGGGATAAGGCTTGGGATGATTTTAGAAGATTGTATAATTGGATTCGCAATAACGTTGAATATTCGTATGACACCCCGCTGCCGATATTACCTTTAGATTTATTGGAATATGACGGTATTGTATGGTTTAGCGAATTTTGGCAGTATCCGTCCGAAACAATCAATCTGAGAACGGGTGATTGTGAAGACCAGGCCATCCTTTTAGCCAGTATGATAAATAATTACGGAAAGGGGTCGGCGTATGCGTATTGCATCACCATTACCAACGGAGATATGGGGCATATGGCAGTCGCTTTGCCGGTAGAAGATGGCAGTTTGGTAATATTTGATCCGGCAGGCGGATATTATTCTTCTTATTGGAACGGCGATGTCGCTTTTTGGGATGCAAATACGGCGCTTAAGGCTTGGTTAAATTGGTGGGTACACGATATGCCCGGAGCCGAAGTTGTCGGGTTTTTTGATGACACGAATTATTGGGAATTTGATGGCAATGCTGATTTTATCGCTTGGATTACAAGCTAATTTGATAATCGGCTAAAAAGCTACGGATTTTAAAACGGGGCTGTCGATTTGGCAGCCTCGTTTTTGTATTTGTTATCGCAGAAAAGTGGCTCCAAAAATTTTACTGTAATGCGGCGAAAAATTTTGGAAATATTTTTTTATTAAGGTATTCGGCGGCTATTTTGTGTAAACGTAAAATAGCTTGAAAAATATTGTCTGAAAAGACTTGATTTTTCGTGTTGACAAACATTTTTTCTTATGATATTATCTATCTACCTTTATAGGAGATAGCAATGTTAGAGGTAATCACATAAGGGCTTAAAAGGTATAAACGACCAGGCAACGGCTTGGGGAATTTACCAAGCCGTTTTTTTATGTGTAAAGCACTTTAAAAAAAGAATATAGCTAATATCAAATCTGAAGCAGGTCAAGCGTGAAGGGCACATGGCGGATGCCTTGGCATCAAGAGCCGAAGAAGGGCGTGGTAAGACTGCGATAAGCCTCGGTTAGCTGTCTGGCAAGCTTAGCCGGGGATTCCCGAATGAGGCAACTCACCCAGGTAAACCCTGGGTACCCCTAGCTGAACACATAGGCTAGGTGGAGGTAAGCGGGGGAAGT contains the following coding sequences:
- a CDS encoding transglutaminase-like domain-containing protein, which translates into the protein MAYCENCGNQLKPQGKFCESCGTPVKEQTIAEPDQFVEEQLPPQPPAVPPAPPVQKATPPQTPVIPPAPPVQKAAPPPTPPPSFATPSPSYKTKEDKPPRAGLGGIQKFGKPVMILAGALAVVLIGSIIGIVALLGSNGNLKGENLQLALDKEQLSGQLSSAKSTITGLSNDLNGARGEIEGLESNLNNANSTINNLNNSLSAAESDLSSANAAVANLSKENQELADNNNALSGDLADATGTISTLSSAIETMNSNYSDIVAQIDTRFGWGAEAAMQFVTPNDPSVADLVSQVVTPFDSRDWDKAWDDFRRLYNWIRNNVEYSYDTPLPILPLDLLEYDGIVWFSEFWQYPSETINLRTGDCEDQAILLASMINNYGKGSAYAYCITITNGDMGHMAVALPVEDGSLVIFDPAGGYYSSYWNGDVAFWDANTALKAWLNWWVHDMPGAEVVGFFDDTNYWEFDGNADFIAWITS